The Synergistaceae bacterium genome has a window encoding:
- a CDS encoding penicillin-binding protein 2 yields the protein MRKTEPEIADRIRELNIKGVFEIEEKKRLYPGGTMLAHVLGFCDIDDKGLSGTELMWDKELFSPPGIRVFAKDSSGQMLDVSRINRDHAPSPTEGGSVFLTVDSRIQYVVEHRLDEAIREHGARWGSVICMNPRNGEIISMASWPVFNPNNRDDLNKSDNILNNSIGRTYEPGSTFKPFVIGIGLERGLVGPNESLNCPYRIKVADGHVTEAGNSGFGRLSVSEIISKSSNTGMAQIGRRIKPFDMYHSLREWGFGKPSGIELPGAEDGLLASPEQWRGVVPSNIAIGQGLAVTPLQLATAISAIANGGHLVRPHIISKVLDASGTVVYGEKKEQLRDVLSPKIAEWLHKAMDETVLSGTGQGAAVPGMSIAAKTGTAQVAEKGQYLKGKWVSSFAGFWPSSDPKYVLLVVIGEPSKGKYYGGDVAAPAFKRILEDMMQIELFASDAKRRMVL from the coding sequence TTGAGAAAAACGGAACCCGAGATCGCCGACAGGATCAGGGAGCTGAATATCAAGGGAGTATTCGAGATAGAGGAGAAGAAGAGGCTTTATCCTGGCGGCACTATGCTCGCGCATGTCCTCGGATTTTGCGATATCGACGACAAGGGCCTCTCCGGCACGGAGCTCATGTGGGACAAGGAGCTCTTCTCTCCGCCGGGGATTCGCGTGTTTGCAAAGGACTCCTCCGGCCAGATGCTCGATGTCAGCAGAATTAACCGCGACCATGCTCCATCCCCGACCGAGGGAGGGAGCGTTTTCCTTACGGTGGACTCGAGAATCCAGTATGTGGTCGAGCACAGGCTCGACGAGGCGATCCGGGAGCACGGCGCCCGTTGGGGAAGTGTGATATGCATGAATCCGCGCAACGGCGAGATCATATCGATGGCAAGCTGGCCCGTTTTCAACCCGAACAACAGGGATGATCTAAATAAAAGCGACAATATACTGAATAATAGTATCGGTCGTACGTATGAGCCGGGCTCGACGTTCAAGCCGTTCGTCATCGGCATCGGGCTGGAGCGCGGCCTAGTCGGCCCGAACGAGTCGCTAAACTGCCCGTACAGGATAAAGGTGGCGGACGGACACGTCACCGAGGCGGGAAACTCCGGATTTGGAAGGCTTTCCGTCTCCGAAATAATATCCAAGTCCTCGAACACCGGGATGGCACAGATAGGCAGGCGGATAAAGCCTTTTGATATGTACCATTCTCTCCGCGAGTGGGGTTTTGGAAAGCCGTCGGGAATAGAGCTTCCCGGTGCCGAAGATGGTTTGCTAGCCTCACCCGAACAGTGGAGGGGAGTCGTTCCGTCGAATATAGCAATAGGGCAGGGGCTGGCGGTCACCCCGCTTCAGCTGGCCACCGCTATCTCCGCGATCGCAAACGGCGGCCACCTGGTAAGGCCTCATATTATCTCAAAGGTGTTGGATGCATCCGGCACCGTCGTGTATGGTGAAAAGAAGGAGCAGTTGAGAGACGTGCTATCCCCGAAGATAGCGGAATGGCTTCATAAAGCGATGGATGAAACCGTCTTGAGCGGGACGGGGCAGGGCGCCGCCGTCCCGGGCATGTCCATAGCCGCGAAGACCGGCACGGCCCAGGTCGCGGAGAAGGGGCAGTATCTGAAGGGGAAGTGGGTCTCGTCTTTTGCGGGATTCTGGCCCTCCTCGGACCCCAAGTATGTGCTTCTTGTGGTGATAGGAGAGCCTTCGAAGGGCAAGTATTACGGAGGTGACGTAGCAGCGCCTGCATTCAAGCGCATCCTGGAGGATATGATGCAGATCGAGCTGTTTGCCTCCGACGCGAAGAGAAGGATGGTTCTATGA
- a CDS encoding V-type ATP synthase subunit D — MARLNVNPNRMELSRLKKRLVVAQRGHKLLKDKQDALIKAFLERAREGKALREELEAELAACYKSFLLARAQTLPAMLEQALMISGAKCDLTVSLQNVMSVLVPVYQVEQRGSPHNYGLATSSASLDLALERFARLVPKLIELAAKEKAIRLMAVEIEKTRRRVNALEHVLIPDFVETIRYISMKLDEQERSTLSRLMKIKEIVRSH; from the coding sequence GTGGCCCGTTTGAATGTCAACCCCAACAGGATGGAGCTTTCGAGGCTGAAGAAACGCCTCGTGGTGGCCCAAAGAGGTCACAAGCTCCTGAAGGACAAGCAGGACGCCCTGATAAAGGCGTTCCTGGAGAGGGCGAGAGAGGGCAAGGCCCTTCGCGAGGAGCTCGAGGCTGAGCTTGCGGCGTGCTACAAGAGTTTCCTTCTGGCTCGCGCGCAGACGCTCCCGGCGATGCTCGAACAGGCGCTCATGATCTCTGGTGCAAAGTGCGACCTGACGGTCAGCCTTCAGAACGTCATGAGCGTGCTGGTGCCCGTATACCAAGTGGAGCAGCGCGGATCCCCGCACAACTACGGACTGGCGACATCCTCGGCCAGCCTGGACCTCGCGCTCGAGCGATTCGCCCGGCTGGTCCCCAAGCTGATAGAGCTGGCGGCCAAGGAGAAGGCGATACGCCTAATGGCCGTCGAGATAGAGAAGACGAGAAGGCGTGTCAACGCCCTCGAGCACGTGCTTATCCCCGACTTCGTCGAGACGATACGCTATATTTCGATGAAGCTGGACGAGCAGGAGCGCTCTACGCTCAGCAGGCTGATGAAGATCAAGGAGATAGTCCGCTCCCACTGA
- a CDS encoding phospho-N-acetylmuramoyl-pentapeptide-transferase, translated as MKYACIWLGLFFLQILASEYWIKRLNRWRVVQVQKSYGLKSHIETKSTTPSMGGVVFIAVGLAGIPAAFFLADGGSLRAALFLLLPLGAAGIGFADDWIKFSRRSSEGFPSLYKLYAQIGLTLPWSAWVAFGEGVSLCPGLEIHPVIAVPLLFLFAIGMMNAVNVTDGLDGLAAGASLVSFAGVLLWIRPDGAAMSLALAGSAMCAGFLWHNAHPAQVFMGDVGSHFLAGLLVALCVHCDFLIALFPLGFLFGLEIVSVAIQIVAIRKFNRKVFKMSPVHHHFELSGWSETRIVIRFWIIHAVGVALGAVLVQQTLVLGVWK; from the coding sequence ATGAAATACGCCTGCATATGGCTTGGGCTGTTCTTCCTTCAGATATTGGCCTCGGAATACTGGATAAAGCGGTTGAACAGGTGGCGCGTAGTCCAGGTGCAGAAGAGCTACGGCCTGAAGAGCCATATAGAGACGAAGTCGACGACTCCCTCCATGGGCGGTGTGGTATTCATTGCGGTCGGGCTCGCGGGGATCCCGGCCGCCTTCTTCCTCGCCGACGGGGGCTCGCTCCGCGCCGCCCTGTTTCTGCTGTTGCCCCTGGGAGCGGCCGGGATAGGGTTTGCGGACGACTGGATAAAGTTCAGCAGGAGGTCCAGCGAGGGCTTCCCCAGTCTTTACAAGCTGTACGCGCAGATAGGACTGACTCTTCCATGGAGCGCCTGGGTCGCCTTTGGCGAGGGAGTGAGCCTGTGTCCGGGGTTGGAGATACATCCGGTCATAGCGGTCCCACTTCTCTTCCTGTTCGCGATCGGAATGATGAACGCGGTGAATGTCACGGACGGGTTGGACGGATTGGCGGCGGGCGCATCTCTTGTCTCGTTTGCAGGAGTTTTGTTGTGGATCAGGCCGGATGGCGCCGCCATGAGCCTTGCTCTTGCAGGGTCGGCCATGTGCGCCGGCTTTCTATGGCACAACGCTCATCCTGCGCAGGTCTTCATGGGGGATGTCGGATCCCATTTTCTGGCGGGATTGCTGGTCGCACTCTGCGTACACTGCGATTTTCTGATCGCCCTTTTCCCGTTGGGATTTCTGTTCGGCCTTGAGATAGTCTCGGTGGCGATACAGATAGTCGCCATTCGCAAGTTCAATAGGAAGGTCTTCAAGATGAGCCCGGTGCATCATCATTTCGAACTCTCCGGCTGGAGCGAGACCCGGATAGTCATCCGATTTTGGATAATACATGCCGTCGGAGTCGCGCTGGGTGCCGTCCTGGTCCAACAGACCCTCGTACTGGGGGTGTGGAAGTGA
- a CDS encoding UDP-N-acetylmuramoyl-tripeptide--D-alanyl-D-alanine ligase: protein MRVERRISSVASLIGAKLNGPDGLAPSRYYADSRLVGKGDAFVAFRGEKADGHDFIDDAVSRGASLIICEDGAKVPPGVSSIVVPDSFSAVPEMARRYLASFGDLEIIAVTGSVGKTTTREMIRAALSPSFRVHSAEHSYNTLIGCSLSILAMPPGIDVLILEMGTNHPGEIKEMVESFPPTVSVITEVTAAHLEGLGSEEGVLEAKFEIVQSPDLKALLFFGDNTLISRRCASLPEEVLRLGVGFGDCAFALRNVHFVLKEGIPCLSFDLVHNGKTYLVESSLFGRHSAPAAAFGMASAIFLGGSTEGAAAGIRSVDPLNGRGRFYRLESGAVLLDDSYNANPASMRASLSEALLLKERRKIAALGEMRELGDNALAHHEELLPLLGGFTKVFLTGKLWRLACSRSALPANAEFFDDPVSLGNSLKPGLREGDLLVVKGSRGNLLDRLVDAVLEGGAV from the coding sequence GTGAGAGTCGAGCGCAGGATCTCCTCCGTAGCTTCTCTAATAGGCGCCAAGTTGAACGGGCCGGATGGACTCGCCCCTTCCCGCTACTATGCGGACAGCAGGCTTGTGGGCAAGGGGGACGCTTTCGTGGCGTTCAGGGGAGAAAAGGCGGATGGGCACGACTTCATCGACGATGCGGTCTCTCGCGGTGCCTCGCTGATTATCTGCGAGGACGGAGCGAAAGTGCCTCCTGGCGTATCCTCGATCGTCGTGCCCGACTCTTTCTCCGCAGTGCCCGAGATGGCCAGGAGGTATCTCGCCTCCTTCGGAGACCTCGAGATAATCGCAGTTACCGGAAGCGTCGGCAAGACTACCACCAGGGAGATGATCCGAGCGGCCCTCTCCCCCTCCTTCCGGGTCCACTCCGCTGAGCACAGCTACAACACCCTGATCGGCTGCTCCCTGTCGATCCTTGCGATGCCGCCTGGTATCGATGTGCTTATCCTTGAAATGGGGACGAATCACCCGGGGGAGATCAAGGAGATGGTCGAGTCATTCCCTCCGACCGTCTCGGTGATCACGGAGGTGACAGCGGCACACCTCGAGGGGCTTGGATCCGAGGAGGGAGTGCTGGAGGCCAAGTTCGAGATAGTTCAGTCGCCGGATCTGAAGGCCTTGCTATTCTTTGGCGACAATACTCTCATATCGCGCAGATGCGCATCCCTGCCCGAAGAGGTCCTTCGGCTGGGCGTAGGATTCGGAGACTGCGCCTTCGCTTTGAGAAACGTCCACTTCGTGCTGAAAGAGGGAATTCCCTGTCTCTCCTTCGACCTCGTACATAATGGAAAAACGTACCTAGTCGAGTCGTCGCTGTTCGGTCGACACTCCGCGCCGGCGGCGGCATTTGGAATGGCCTCGGCGATCTTCCTGGGGGGCTCGACCGAGGGTGCCGCGGCGGGCATTCGCTCCGTGGATCCGCTTAATGGCAGGGGACGGTTCTACAGGCTCGAGTCTGGCGCGGTCCTGTTGGACGACTCGTACAACGCCAACCCGGCGTCGATGAGGGCCTCTTTGAGCGAAGCGCTGCTCTTGAAGGAGCGGCGCAAGATCGCGGCTCTTGGAGAGATGCGCGAGCTCGGAGATAACGCCCTGGCTCATCACGAGGAGCTTCTCCCCCTTCTCGGGGGATTCACGAAGGTCTTTCTCACTGGTAAGTTGTGGAGGCTGGCATGTTCAAGGTCCGCTCTTCCTGCGAATGCGGAGTTCTTCGATGATCCGGTATCGTTGGGGAACTCATTGAAGCCGGGGCTCCGCGAGGGCGACCTTCTGGTAGTGAAGGGTTCGCGCGGTAATTTGCTGGACAGGCTCGTCGATGCGGTCCTGGAGGGGGGAGCGGTATGA
- the mraZ gene encoding division/cell wall cluster transcriptional repressor MraZ, translated as MLMGTYEHKIDSKARIVLPSKFREELGESVFGTIGIDKCVSLYSPEEWNRVLERLQELSFSKSKSRGFLRLMLSSAHELVVDGAGRILLPPVLREYAEFIQEVVFVGVGDHVEMWDRQRWSDYRQLVLDDLPEIAEGVEGF; from the coding sequence ATGCTGATGGGGACGTATGAACATAAAATTGACAGTAAAGCTAGGATTGTTCTTCCGTCCAAGTTCAGAGAAGAGCTCGGGGAAAGCGTCTTCGGGACGATTGGCATCGATAAATGTGTCTCCCTTTATTCTCCCGAGGAATGGAACAGGGTCCTCGAGCGCCTGCAGGAGCTTTCCTTTTCCAAGAGCAAGAGCAGGGGGTTTTTGCGCCTGATGCTCTCAAGCGCTCATGAGCTGGTCGTGGACGGTGCCGGCAGGATCTTGCTGCCTCCTGTTTTAAGAGAGTACGCCGAGTTCATCCAGGAAGTGGTTTTCGTGGGCGTAGGGGACCACGTGGAGATGTGGGACAGGCAAAGATGGAGTGACTACAGGCAGCTGGTCCTGGACGATCTCCCCGAGATAGCCGAGGGAGTAGAGGGATTCTGA
- a CDS encoding protein-glutamate O-methyltransferase CheR, which produces MTEKTSYDSPEYDVFKTNVKRITGLDLNSYKNQIHRRVHMLMQRWNISSYDDYFKTIKDNEQKLREFLDYLTINVSEFFRNPNKWTELRDIVIPELIKTRGRKQLKIWSAGSATGEEPYSLAILSLEARLSPQTPVLASDIDQGAIAIAKRGRYLKRQLVNMPKELISRYFTTQDNGETYLVNSEVKSRVSFQRLNLIEERFAEDFDLILCRNVVIYFSAETKTALYHKFLKALRPGGYLLVGSTEQIFDYRKIGFESAGAFLYKRP; this is translated from the coding sequence GTGACCGAAAAAACAAGTTATGATTCGCCTGAATACGATGTGTTCAAGACCAATGTAAAAAGAATTACCGGTTTGGATCTCAATTCGTACAAAAACCAAATTCATCGTAGGGTCCATATGCTCATGCAGCGTTGGAACATCAGCTCTTACGATGATTATTTCAAGACAATAAAGGACAATGAACAGAAGCTACGCGAGTTTCTGGACTACCTTACGATAAACGTGTCGGAGTTCTTCAGAAACCCCAACAAGTGGACCGAGCTGAGGGATATAGTAATCCCGGAGCTGATCAAGACGAGGGGCAGAAAACAGCTGAAAATCTGGAGCGCGGGCTCCGCTACAGGCGAGGAGCCGTATTCGCTCGCCATCCTCTCGCTGGAGGCCAGGCTGTCCCCTCAGACCCCGGTGCTGGCAAGCGATATCGACCAGGGAGCGATTGCCATCGCAAAGCGCGGGCGCTACTTGAAACGACAGCTGGTAAACATGCCCAAAGAGCTGATTTCACGGTATTTCACCACCCAGGACAACGGGGAGACATACCTGGTAAACTCCGAGGTCAAGTCGCGCGTGTCCTTTCAGAGGCTCAACCTCATAGAGGAGAGGTTCGCCGAAGACTTCGACCTCATCCTATGCAGAAATGTGGTCATCTACTTCAGCGCGGAGACGAAGACCGCCCTCTATCACAAATTCCTCAAGGCCCTGCGACCGGGCGGCTACCTGCTCGTTGGCTCGACCGAGCAGATTTTCGACTACAGGAAGATAGGGTTCGAGTCCGCCGGGGCATTTCTATACAAGAGACCATAG
- a CDS encoding UDP-N-acetylmuramoyl-L-alanyl-D-glutamate--2,6-diaminopimelate ligase: protein MIDAGYNSETVAKDWLFCCIAGERTDGHDFAPEALEKGASALLTQRPLDLDIPQILSSDVRRDMGRLSSIIHGEPSSRLRMFAVTGTNGKSTTTWIMRHLLESLDMRPGLIGTVVYNDGVEEVDAGRTTPESCDIQRLLASMVRNGCDSCVMETSSHGLDLGRVEGCLFDSAVFTNLSEEHLDYHETLEGYFSAKARLFAGYMKETWAGAANMDDRYARRLMDLYPERFLSFGLGNGNSVDVHGEDPACSLDGTRFTLTLKSIASPFSSFIPLPGVFNVYNALAALAAVLPYSYDGKALAGALSGMVQVPGRMEKISLENGVRCIVDFAHTPEALRNVLTELRRLCDGRVISVFGHGGERFQPNRFSLGKIASDLADEIIVTMDNPRNEPPEQIAAQIVEGIAASERKTSHRTILDRKAAVYEALDSAKPGDVVAVTGKGPEKYLCIGDESFPYSDVGAINSWALERGVGVL, encoded by the coding sequence GTGATCGATGCGGGATACAATAGCGAGACAGTCGCCAAGGACTGGCTGTTCTGCTGCATCGCGGGCGAGCGGACCGACGGTCATGATTTCGCCCCGGAGGCCCTCGAAAAGGGCGCGTCGGCCCTTCTGACGCAGCGACCTCTGGACCTTGACATCCCCCAGATACTGTCCTCCGATGTCAGGCGTGACATGGGGCGTCTTTCGTCGATAATCCACGGGGAGCCGAGCAGCAGGTTGAGGATGTTCGCAGTGACCGGCACAAACGGAAAGAGCACCACTACATGGATCATGAGGCATTTGTTGGAGTCCCTTGACATGCGACCGGGCCTTATCGGGACGGTTGTCTACAACGACGGCGTTGAGGAGGTGGACGCGGGCCGGACGACACCGGAGAGTTGCGATATTCAGAGATTGCTCGCCTCTATGGTTCGAAACGGATGTGATTCGTGTGTCATGGAGACCTCTTCGCACGGCCTTGATCTCGGAAGGGTGGAGGGCTGCCTCTTCGACTCCGCCGTGTTCACCAACTTGAGCGAGGAGCACTTGGACTATCATGAGACACTTGAGGGATACTTCTCTGCGAAAGCGCGCCTCTTCGCCGGCTACATGAAGGAGACATGGGCCGGTGCCGCGAACATGGACGACCGGTATGCGAGGCGGCTGATGGACCTTTATCCCGAGAGATTTCTCTCCTTTGGTCTAGGTAACGGCAACAGCGTCGACGTGCACGGAGAGGATCCTGCCTGCTCTCTTGACGGGACACGGTTCACTCTGACGCTGAAGAGCATCGCCAGTCCTTTCAGCTCATTTATCCCTCTTCCCGGGGTTTTCAACGTGTATAACGCTTTGGCGGCTCTGGCAGCCGTGTTGCCATACTCATACGACGGCAAGGCTCTTGCGGGGGCTTTGAGCGGAATGGTGCAGGTGCCGGGGAGGATGGAGAAGATCTCCCTTGAGAACGGTGTCAGGTGCATCGTCGATTTCGCCCACACCCCGGAGGCCTTGAGGAACGTGCTGACGGAGCTTCGCAGGCTCTGCGACGGCAGGGTAATCTCGGTCTTCGGACATGGAGGGGAGCGCTTCCAGCCGAACAGGTTCTCGTTGGGAAAAATCGCCTCCGACCTGGCCGACGAGATAATAGTCACGATGGACAACCCTCGAAACGAGCCTCCTGAGCAGATAGCGGCCCAGATAGTCGAGGGAATCGCCGCTTCCGAAAGGAAGACCTCCCACAGGACCATATTGGACAGAAAGGCGGCAGTCTACGAGGCCCTGGATTCGGCGAAGCCGGGGGACGTGGTCGCGGTCACCGGCAAGGGGCCCGAGAAATACCTCTGCATCGGCGACGAGTCCTTCCCCTACTCGGACGTCGGGGCTATCAATAGCTGGGCTTTGGAAAGAGGGGTCGGGGTGCTGTGA
- the rsmH gene encoding 16S rRNA (cytosine(1402)-N(4))-methyltransferase RsmH yields MEHIPVLLAEITEFLKEHPPLKRVLDCTLGLGGYAEAVLSSFPDVELVGIDQDGQAISIAKERLLPFKERVSFVNVNFRSLLSHEAVQGPFDAVLFDLGVSNLQLVDKSRGFSFQDDGPLDMRMDSRAVLSAADIVNSYSATDLAILFKKYGEERYSRQIAGRIVRHRERSGPILHTSTLVEIIRGSMPAAVQRKGRGHPARRVFQALRIAVNEELLALREGLAATLPVVAPGALVIVVSYHSLEDRIVKTCFKDWNEQNRGVILTKRPITPTPQEVVENRKSRSAKMRVFKITGAVL; encoded by the coding sequence ATGGAGCACATCCCTGTGCTCCTCGCGGAGATCACGGAGTTCTTGAAGGAGCATCCCCCGTTGAAAAGGGTCCTGGACTGCACCTTGGGGCTAGGAGGATATGCGGAGGCGGTCTTGTCCTCGTTTCCCGATGTGGAGCTGGTGGGAATCGACCAGGACGGGCAGGCCATCTCGATCGCCAAGGAGAGGCTTTTGCCTTTTAAGGAACGAGTCTCTTTCGTCAACGTAAACTTTCGATCTCTATTGAGCCACGAGGCGGTGCAGGGTCCTTTCGACGCGGTTCTGTTCGATCTCGGGGTATCGAATCTTCAGCTTGTCGACAAGTCCAGGGGCTTCTCTTTCCAGGACGACGGCCCCCTGGACATGAGAATGGACAGCAGGGCTGTTTTGTCGGCCGCCGATATAGTCAACAGTTATTCTGCGACGGATCTTGCAATCCTGTTCAAGAAGTACGGAGAGGAGCGGTATTCAAGACAGATAGCGGGCAGGATCGTGCGCCACAGAGAAAGATCGGGCCCGATTCTGCATACGTCGACTCTTGTAGAGATAATCCGTGGTTCAATGCCCGCCGCAGTGCAGCGTAAAGGGCGGGGACATCCGGCAAGGAGGGTGTTTCAAGCACTGAGGATCGCGGTCAACGAGGAACTCCTGGCATTGCGGGAGGGACTGGCGGCAACTCTGCCCGTTGTCGCGCCCGGGGCGCTTGTCATAGTCGTAAGTTATCACTCTCTCGAGGATAGGATCGTAAAGACCTGTTTCAAGGATTGGAACGAGCAAAACAGGGGAGTTATCCTGACTAAAAGACCGATAACCCCCACACCGCAGGAGGTTGTTGAAAACCGCAAGTCCAGAAGCGCGAAGATGAGAGTTTTCAAGATTACCGGCGCAGTGTTATGA
- a CDS encoding V-type ATP synthase subunit B yields the protein MLPKEYKTIGELSGPLLLVNKTENVRYDELVEIELGSGERRRGRVLEITSDHALVQVFEGTDGIDIKSTKALFLGKVLEFPVSRDLLGRIFNGRGEPIDDGAPILPEKKLDINGMPMNPFSRDYPSEFIQTGISTIDGMNPMVRGQKLPIFSGSGLPHNRMAAQIARQATVISGQEDFAVVFAAMGITFEEASFFMEDFRKTGAIQRTVMFVNLADDPAIERITTPRIALTAAEYLAFEQDMHVVVILTDLTNYCEALREISAARKEVPGRRGYPGYLYTDLATMYERAGRLKGKKGSITQIPILTMPEDDKTHPIPDLTGYITEGQIILSRTLHRRGIYPPVDVMPSLSRLKDKGIGEGKTREDHADLMNQLFAAYARGKEAKELAVILGEGALTEEDKAFAKFSDMFEDQYVRQGEYQNRPYEETLELGWDLLTVIPVRELKRIRDAYITKYLEPRLKSKEKADAVSVKA from the coding sequence ATGCTGCCTAAGGAGTATAAGACCATAGGCGAGCTCTCCGGGCCGCTTCTCCTCGTGAACAAGACGGAAAACGTACGCTATGACGAGCTCGTCGAGATAGAGCTCGGCAGCGGCGAGAGGAGAAGGGGCAGGGTTTTGGAGATAACTTCGGACCATGCCCTGGTCCAGGTGTTCGAGGGAACGGACGGGATCGACATAAAGTCGACGAAGGCGCTGTTCCTCGGAAAAGTCCTCGAGTTCCCGGTAAGCAGGGACCTTTTGGGACGCATCTTCAACGGCAGGGGAGAGCCGATAGACGACGGCGCCCCGATACTTCCGGAGAAGAAGCTGGACATAAACGGCATGCCGATGAACCCCTTCTCAAGGGACTACCCGTCTGAGTTCATCCAGACCGGAATATCGACCATCGACGGGATGAACCCGATGGTAAGAGGGCAGAAGCTCCCGATTTTCTCCGGCAGCGGACTGCCGCACAACAGGATGGCTGCGCAGATCGCCCGCCAGGCGACGGTCATCAGCGGCCAGGAGGACTTCGCCGTGGTGTTCGCCGCAATGGGCATCACATTCGAGGAGGCCTCCTTCTTCATGGAGGACTTCAGAAAGACGGGCGCCATCCAGAGAACCGTCATGTTCGTGAACCTTGCGGACGACCCGGCGATCGAGCGTATCACAACCCCGAGAATCGCCCTGACTGCGGCCGAGTACCTCGCGTTCGAGCAGGACATGCACGTCGTCGTCATACTCACGGACCTCACGAACTACTGCGAGGCCCTTCGCGAGATCTCGGCGGCGAGAAAGGAAGTCCCCGGGCGCCGAGGCTACCCCGGTTATCTCTACACAGACCTCGCAACGATGTACGAGCGTGCCGGAAGGCTCAAGGGAAAGAAGGGCTCGATCACCCAGATCCCGATCCTCACCATGCCGGAGGACGACAAGACCCACCCCATACCGGACCTGACAGGCTATATCACCGAGGGGCAGATCATCCTGAGCCGCACCCTCCACAGGAGGGGAATATACCCGCCGGTCGACGTCATGCCTTCACTCTCCAGGCTAAAGGACAAGGGAATCGGCGAGGGCAAGACTCGCGAGGATCACGCGGACCTGATGAACCAGCTCTTCGCCGCGTACGCCCGCGGAAAGGAAGCGAAGGAGCTTGCCGTCATCCTCGGCGAGGGTGCCCTGACGGAGGAAGACAAGGCGTTCGCCAAGTTCTCGGACATGTTCGAGGACCAGTACGTTCGCCAGGGCGAGTACCAGAACAGGCCCTACGAGGAGACGCTCGAGCTGGGCTGGGATCTGCTGACCGTAATACCGGTCAGGGAGCTTAAGCGAATTCGGGATGCCTATATCACGAAGTACCTGGAGCCGAGGCTGAAAAGCAAAGAAAAGGCCGATGCCGTATCAGTGAAGGCGTAA